The sequence TTGTACTTCTGCGCGCGCCGCCCCACACGCTTGCTGAAGAAGCGAAGCATTTTTGACCTTAATAATGACCTGAAACATGGCACGGACGGATATATGGACGGGGGTATGTGCGGCCCCGGGAGCGAGCGGCGGCGTACGTGCTCTCACTCTCGCGTCATAATATACACTGAAGCCAGCTCGGATCAGTGTTGCCATGTCTGGTTAGTGAGTCATACTCCATTTACCTCGATTAAAATAAAACGGAGAATGGCGTGTATGATTCAGGGTTAATTTATATAGAGTTAGCCCCTTGGTTAATCATTTCCTAAGGGTAATTGTAATCGTTTAATTATTATACTTTAGTTGAGGCGAGGATAGTTTGACCATTTGGATCTGGTAACGCTGCGTCTCACCTCTCACCTTGCCACTGTTACCAAATCCATTTACACACCTCCACATGACATAATTTAAGTTTAACTAATAATTCAATGATACAGGATGAAGTGAATGTCTTAAACCTAATCTATATATAGCAGGTAACACATTTCCCCCTTTAGTTAGCGAAATTCCaagcattttattatatttttcaacATAGATCAACCATGTTTTTCGGCTATCGAGGTCTGGGAACACTGCACTTCACCTCTTCCCCCTGCCTTCCAGTCTTGCAACTTGCCTTTGTTTACCTTTTTCTAaccctttatttctcccttcatACACTCTCCCTGACCTCATGAATACGTAGGTGTAATATATAAAGCCTCTACTACATTTGGGGTATTATAAAAGACGCCCATCTGCTGTAATTGATGTGTTATAATCGATTTAAGTTGAAGAATTTAAAGTGAGAGAATTGACAACTATCGCCATGCCCACCTGCGCCTCAAAGAGTTTATTTTCCCAGTATGAACTACGGCATCGAAATTCCcatattatttcctttattaaccTCTAACGTCACCCCACAGCCATAAAACACAAACTAAAAATCACCTTCTATCATATTACTGCTTTATTTGGCTTTATAATTGACGAAGAGCCTGAGAAATAATGTTTGTAGATCGTCCTGGAAAAACaaacatttatattttcttaaaCTTAACAGAAACACGGAAATTCTTTATTATTTAAGTGTCTGGACCCATTAACATTAACTTACATGTGAGAGAATTAAATTATATGCAACTTTCCACCATTTCTGAGGTCTATTTGCCCTTAAAATTTACgctaagaggaggaaataagaaaaaaatagttcgTTTTTTACTGAATAAGGAGATTTTGAAGTCTATATATATATGCCATGGTCTGTTAATttatttatgtctatctatctatctatctatctatctatatatctatctatctctatttatttatttgtatatctataatctatctatctgtctatctgtctgtctatctatctatctatgtctatttatttgtatatctatatctatctatctatctatgtctatttatttgtatatctatatctatctatctatctatctatctatctatctatctccctatctatctgtctatctatctgtctatctatctatctatctatctaaatattgCTTTGTTTTAATATATTTACGTCTTTTCACTTTCTATATGCAAGCAGGTCATGCCCCGCGCGCCATTCCCTTATTTGACATTTCCtctataattcctcctcctcctcctcctcctccttcttcttcttcttctatataccttgtttcttcttctatttggctatctccctctttctccttctctttccctctctcgatccatctatctcctccttctctctgtctctctctatcaatataattccttctttaatctccttctttctctaatctctcctttctctttccttctcctccttcttcatctctcttatctctgtctctcaatctctcctctttctttgttttccttcttatttctctgtttatctatatatacttcctctctctctcctcctcctcctcctccctccctctctctccattctccagaaggaaggaaggagaaaataatgataataatgataataataataataataataataataccccatTGTTTACAGTCAATCCGGATTCCTCGTCGACTCGTCAAGAACGGCGGGCGGCAGGGCGCGCACCCACGGCCTTGGCGGCGCGCACCTCGCCGCCTTGTTTACATTCTCCCGCCCGGCCGCCTCGCACGCCGCCAGGTACGCTTATTTCACCTCATTTCCTTAATTACAGTTCCAAGGACTTAATTATATTGACTGAGAAGGTGACAGGGAAGTtaggtggtgaagatggtgggtgAGAGAGGCTGCTGGGCGTGAGGTAAGGACAGCTAGGGAAGATAAGGAGTGGGGATGGAACTTGCATTACTAGGTAAGCCACACTGACTTTATCACCCAATAACGACCTCAGGCCGCAGgtcgtgcgtgtgtgtctgtctgctgtACGACCTAAGAGGTCGTACACAGGTTGCCGTTCAGTGGCCGAGTGGACTGTGTCTGGACGGCAGTGGACTGCCACCAGTGGCCGACACATGACCATAAACTGGTGGATGGTGAGCGGACACTGTCCGGATGCTATCAGTGGGCTGCCACCAGTGGCCGACACAAGACCATAAGCTGGTGGATGGTGAGCGGACACTGTCCGGATGCTGCCAGGAATTTGTCCAGCCTCTTCTTGAAGGTTTCTGTGCTGGTGTTCACCGTACACTGTGTATCTGTCCctggccgtggtggtggtctGGCCTCCACCACGCGGCCATGCAGTGGCTGGTGCCAGGCTGGGCAGTGTGCCAACACACCACCTCATTCACATGGTTGGGAGGCTGCCGTCCTCAGTGCATGCATGCATGCTGGCAGCACATGGCGGGGGTCCTGACCCTCACGGTGTGTGTCCCACCATGGCTGCTGTCCGGCCACACACTGGCCACACGCTGGACCACCACCGGCAGCCATTTGGCCACGACCTTTCGGGACCATGTGGTTGGGAATGGCAGCATTGTGGGGTCGCAGGCAGTCGTTAGCCGGGGTAAAGTCAGTGTGGCGGGGCTTGAGGAATGGCTGTctcaccacctccctccccacccagcCCAAGCCTTCATTACAGTACCGGAAAAGACAGGGAGGGTTGCAAGCTTCAAGTGTGGCTAAAAATATTAAGTTTAGTAATAAGTAAACAACAAAGCTTACGAAAATAAATTGCTTAAGGTTCATGacattaggttagattaagttagttCATGCCTGTAAATGAAgttaggttattattattattattattattactattactattattattattattattattattattattattattattattattattattattgttattatcattattgttttctctctctctctttctcagccaTGGGGGAGGCCGGTAGAATCCGCCGGTTGGACGAGACAGTGGTCAACCGCATAGCAGCTGGAGAGGTTGTCCAGCGCCCCGCCAACGGACTCAAGGAAATGATAGagaacaggtacacacacacacacacacacacacacacacacacacacacacacacacacacactgctccgtaGCTCAGTGGTAAAGCTCTGCACTGCTTGCTTGGGACAGGAGGGTATTTGCTGGTGATAGTGAGCCCAgtgcgtgatcaggccgtgggtgaattacacacacacacacacacacacacacacacacacacatacacacatacatatacacacacacacacacacacacacagtttttttccttcctttctctctctctctctttcttcaacacacacacacacacacacacacacacacacacacacacacacacacacacacacatgtacgtaccTGAGCATCTTGCTAGTTTATCCCACACGCACACAAGTCACTTCCACtcgtacacagacacacacagagacgcacacacactacacacacgcaCAGCTGTTAGATAAgcgtgtgtgcgcgcgtgtgtgtgtatgtgtgtgcgctaAACAGCTGTCTTATCTCTTGCATCTGATAaggatagaacacacacacacacacacacacacacacacactgataatgatgatgctaataataataataataataataataacaatagtaacaaGTTGACTCACTGTATGTAATTCTGTATGTAACCTGCATTTACTGTATATAACAATCTATAATTATAACCCTAAATTTAGCTTCCATAACTGTTATATTCTTGTCTTATGTTCTAATGTGATTAATtgtgtgtatatctatctatcaggcCTGTAAGTTTGCCAGATTTTTGGAGGGgcttcgaaggaggaggaggaggagaagttaaaaaggaagagaaagagagggaggaggaggaggaggaaggaagggaatgtatttgttaaggaagaggaggaggaggagaaggaaggaaggaagagagaatatattggttaaggaagaggaggaggaggaggagaggtggggggaggtaagggaggacaCACAGGCAGGGGAAACTTTTTAAAATAAGGAGATTACAGACATTTTGAGGCCTATCTATAGAACGTTGGTGGCTATAGCCCGCTGCCTAGCCCCACAAGAATTTATAGCCCTGTATATATATGTGATTTCCTACCCCCAGCCTGGACGCAAAAGCCACGTCTATACAAGTGACTGTCAACCAGGGCGGACTCAAGTTCATGCAGATACTGGACAatggaacaggtgtgtgtgtgtgtgtatgtgtgtgtgtgtgtgtgtgtgtgtgtatttacctagttgtaattttacagggcctgggcttaggCTCGTGTGGTCTGGTCTCcttatctataattatccaactattcgcctgtgtgtgtgtgtgtgtgtgtgtgtgtgtgtgtgtgtagggtagcacaaagagagagaggagaagaatgcaaaaaagaatgaaggaaattatatatgtaggaaaggaaggaaagaaggaagaacaggaggagaaagaaaggaactatATGATAAATGGGTGTATGGGACAGagtgcaagaaaggaaggaaatgaagcaatataaaaaaaaataaggagaaggagagaaggatagaaatggaggaggaagtagaagaaatagaaataccagagagagaagaaagaaattgacTGATGGATatgtgacctaacctaactaagcCCTGACCCTATACtaacacccccctctccccccccgctCTCTCCCCTGACCCCCCTAGGCATCAGGAAGGAGGACTTGGATATCGTATGCGagcggagaaagaaagaaagaaattgattgGTGgatatgtaacctaacctaacctaacctaactaagccCTGACCCTATACTaacacccccccctctctctctcccccctctccctgacCTGACCCCCCCCCTAGGCATCAGGAAGGAGAATCATATGCGAgcggagaaagatagaaagaaattgaTTGATGGatgtgtaacctaacctaacctaacctaactaagccCTGACCCTATACTaacacccccctctctcccctgacCCCCTAGGCATCAGGAAGGAGGACTTGGATATCGTATGCGagcggagaaagaaagaaagaaattgattgGTGgatatgtaacctaacctaacctaaccaagccctGACCCTATACTaacacccccctctctcccctgacCCCCTAGGCATCAGGAAGGAGGACATGGATATCGTATGCGAGCggagaaagatagaaagcaaTTGATTGGTGGATatgttacctaacctaacctaactaagccCTGACCCTatactaacctatcctaacctaacctaacctaacctaacctaacctaacctaacctaacctaacctaagctaacctaactaaGCCCTGACCCTATACTaacacccccccctctctcccctgacCCCCTAGGCATCAGGAAGGAGGACATGGATATCGTATGCGAGCGGTTTACCACCAGTAAGCTACGCGCCTTCTCTGACCTGACCAGCATCGGCACTTATGGGTTCCGTGGCGAGGCACTGGCATCAATAAGTCACGTGGCACACTTGACCATTGTTACCAAGACCAAGGAGGACAAGTGTGcatggaggtgagaggaggaggaggaggaggaggaggaggaagggtggtttGGTATGAGTTAAGGAAGGAATGGAttgagtaagggaagggatggagagagagagagagagagagagagagagagagagagaggaaatacaagaaaaaagaaaggaagggaagagaagggaaagggaaaggaaggaaagggaagggaagggaagagaatggaagggaaaggaagggaagggaaaggacaggaagggaagggaaaggaaaggaagggaagggaagggaaaggaagggaagggaagggaaagaatttgaaaacacaattactaccactactactactactactactacaactacaactactactactactactactataatcctTTTCTAAAacccttaatcctcttccaaacctcctaatcctcttccaaaCCCCCctaaacctcttcctcttcctcttaaacctcTCCTAAACCCCCTAAtctaacccctccctcccctcccgcccccAGAGCCAGCTATGTCGACAGCAAGCCTTCGGGGCCGCCCAAACCCTGTGCAGGAAATCAGGGAACTCAAATAACAGTCGAGGATTTATTCTATAACGTACCCACAAGACGCAAAGCCCTCAAGAGTCCAGCGGAGGAGCACGCCAAGGTGtttgaggtgaggaggaggaggaggaggaggaggaggaggaggaggaggagtggttggTGAGGTTAGATTttagaagggaaggatatggaaggagagagaaaggaagagagagagagagagaagaagaggaggaggaggagtggttggTGAGGTTAGATTttagaagggaaggatatggaaggagagagaaaggaagagagagagagagaagaagaggaggaggaggaggaggaggaggaggaggaggagtggttggTGAGGTTAGATTTTAgtagggaaggatatggaaggtgagagaaaggaagagagagagagagaagaagaggaggaagaggaggaggaaagagatggatgtgagagagagagagagagagagagagagagagagagagaatcatatataTAACAtgatttatttcccttcctttcccttctcttccctttccttccctttccttcctttcccttcccttcccatcccatcccttcccttcccatcccttcccttcctttcccttcgcatcccattccttcccaacccttcccatacctcctcctccatccccttcctcctcttcctcttccatccccctcctcctcctcctcctcctccatccaccccAAAAACAGGTCGTCAGCCGATATGCTGTCCACAACGCAACCATCGGCTTCACCCTAAAGAAACAGGGCTCCCAGACCACCGATCTCCGCACCCCGCCCCGGTCCACCCCAACAGACAATATTCGGTCCATCTTCGGTCCGTCAGTGGCGCGGGAGCTCCTTGCGGTGGAGTGCAGGGACGAAAGACTGAGGTTTAGCTGTGAGGGTCTCGTGAGCAACGCAAATTACTCCGTTAAGAAATGCgtgtttctcctcttcattaatcATCGTTTGGTGGACTCACAaggtaggtgtgggtgtgtgtgtgtgtgtgggtgtgtgtgtgttccttctcctctctctcttgtttctcatttccttcctcttccttccctgtctctctctcctgcctgtgtaactctctcccctccccccagctCTCTGCTCTGGAAACGGTCTACCCACCTTGCCTTAAATAAACAAAGATTACAAGGAAACTAGACATTCTAGCAAAAAACTGAAACTATGCACTTAAAGTAGAAGAGTTTGGCTACATTTTGACGTCAAGCAAAGTAGAATCAAATGAATAGAAACCTGAGAAAATCACAGTTAAAGTTTGATGTTTGTTTCAGCTCTCGAAATGGTCTAACCACCTTGCCTTAAATAAACAAAGATTACAAGGAAACTAGACATCTTAGCAAAAAACTGAAACTATGCACTTAAAGTAGAAGAGTTTGGCTACATTTTGACGTCAAGCAAAGTAGAATCAAATGAATAGAAACCTGAGAAAATCACAGTTAAAGTTTGATGTTTGTTTCAGCTCTCGAAATGGTCTAACCACCTTGCCTTAAATAAACAAAGATTACAAGGAAACTAGACATCCTAGCAAAAAACTGAAACTATGCCCTTAAAGTAGAAGAGTTTGGCTACATTTTGACATCAAGCAAAGTAGAATCGAATGAACGGAAACCAGAAAAAATCACAGTTGAAATTTGATGTTTGTTTCAACGCTCCGCAAGGCTCTTGAAATGGTCTACCCACCTTGCCTTAAACACACAAAGATTACAAGGAAACAAAACATGGTAGCAAAAAACTGAAACTATGCTCTTAAAGTAGAAGAGTTGGTCTACATTTTGACATCAAGCAAAGTAGAATTGGATGAACGGAAACCCAAGAAAATCACAATTGAAGTTTGATGTTCGTTTCAGCGCTGCGCAAGGCCCTGGAAACTGTATACGCCTCCTACCTCCCCAAGGCTGGACACCCCTTCATatacctctctctcacccttcacccctccacCCTGGACGTTAATGTGCACCCTACCAAGCATGAGGTGCACTTTCTACACCAGGACGAGGTGGTGGGAGCCGTCCAGAGGTGCGTCGAGGCAAGGTTATTGGGGTCAAACGCCTCACGGACTTTCTATACACAAGTGAGTTTGTTGATTTTTTCTTGTCTTGTGTGTGATGAGTTTTGTctttgttggtctgtctgtctgtctgtctgtctgtctctctgtctgtctgtctgtctgtctgtctgcctatctgtctctgtctgtctgtctgtctgcctatctgtctctgtctgtctgtctgtctctgtctgtctgcctgtctgtctgtctgtctgtcttccttgctacctcctcctcctcctcctcctcctcctctctctcccttccttcctcctcctcctcctcttcctcttccttgactaatgcattctccttcccttccttcctctccttctcctccttctctctctcttcttctcttccttcctcctcctcctcctcttcctcttccttaaccaatacattctctctctcccttccttcctcttcctccttctcttcctccctctctcttccttcttaacttctcctcctcctcctccttctcctccttccttaaccaatacattcccttccttccttccttctcctcctcctcctcctcctcctcctccttctctccatcaacacccaccttctctccatccctccgcAGGCCCTCCTCCCTGGCGCCggatccctccctccccccccaagctcggaggaagggaaaaacaacaacaacaagaacaacaacaacaacagcaacagagataaagacagagaaaaggTTTACGCCCACCAAATGATTCGAACAGACTCTCGCGAACAAAAAATGGATAAGTTCTTgaggtgcgttcgtgtgtgtgtgtgtgtgtgtgtgcgtgtgtgtgtgagatgattgttttattatgtttttctttttttcttatacaattttttttcttgaatttctatctctatttttcttccttttccttaattttcttcttttttataattttttttcttcaggaggaggaagagaggaaggaggaatatctGTGTTCACTCTATTATATATATTCGTATAATTTTTCTATATAATATTGTTGGTATTgcaggaatggaagagaggaggagaacaaggaagaaggaggaggaggaggaggaggaggaggaggagaggaaggaggaaagtctATCTCCGCAGCCACACCTCAACAGCAGaacaggtaaggagagagagagagagagagagagagagagagagagagagagagagagagagagagagagagagagagaactatccaCCATATTCTCAAGTCTTTGGTTGATGGCACATGGCAAATTTCCAAGACCCAGACCTGATTCGGACAACCACACTTATTTCCCAGTGGTGGCCATAGCTGTGGTAGGCTGTCTTATGGGGCCTCCTGGATGGCCCGGCCCGGTAGTGGAGggggcgaattttttttatagtgtgtcTGCTGCGGCCCATGGTGAGGTCAGGGTTTGTTGAATGTCTGTGAATGGATCTATTATTTAAGAGAAACTGTGGTCAATaaagtgtctatctatctatctatctatctatcgccaagggttgaacacacacacacacacacacacacacacacacacacatctccttgttacctcctcctcctcctcctcctccctctctcttccttcttgacttctcctcctttcttcctcttcttcctcctcctcctcctcctccttttctttccttctcctcctcctcctccctctctcttccttcttgacttctcctcctttcttcctcctcctcctccctctctcttccttcttgacttctcctttcttcctcctcctcctcctcctcctcttcttccttccttcaaccaatacattctctttcttcctcctcctcctccttctctccactgaCACctaccttctctccatctctcccaccaccactaatgacccccccctccccctcctcccccccagacGCGAGATCCAGCTGACCTCCATTCTGACGCTGCAACAGGAAGTGGAGTCGGCCGTCCACTCGCATCTCCTGGAGGCTGTGCGTAACCTGACCTTCGTGGGGTGCGTCAGCCCTCGCCACGCACTCATACAGCACACCCACGCACTCTACCTGGTCAACACGTGTTCCCTGAggtgcgtaggaggaggaggagagagagacggagagaggagagtgtgtgtgtgtgtgtgtgtgtttgtcagagagagagtaggaggagaaagagagagagagagagagagagagagagagagagagagagagagagagagagagctaactcTACCCCCAATCTATTTCAGCGAGGAACTCTTCTACCAACTAACTCTCAACAATTTTGGCAACTTTGGAATTCTGAAATTATCGGTAAGTCTttgaaatagattgatagatagatagatagatagatagattgatagatagattggtaaattgggttattttctttctttaatctctctctctctctctctctctctctctctctctctctctctctctctcttttttattgtcTCATAACTTTCtttaatctgtctctctctctctctacctctctctctcataactttcctcctttcccttccttccttccttccttccctccctctccctccctccctctcctcccctctttccctccctctcccttaccctcccgtcccttccagAGCCCGGCCAGCGTCCAAGACCTAGCCCACATCGCCCTGGACCTTCCCGAGAGTGGCTGGTCCGAGGGGGATGGTGACAAGGGTGACCTGGCTGGCTACATCAAAGCCCTCCTGTCATCCAAGGCGGAGATGCTGGATGACTATTTCAGCTTGCGGATTGACGAGGAAGGGCGGCTCTGTACGCTGCCATACCTCCTGGgtgagtggggggaggaggaggaggaggaggaggagaggaatggggaggagagagaggaggaaggaaggaagggagtgtattggttagggaagaggaggaggaggaagaaggaagggagggattgtattggttagggaagaggaggaggaggaggaggaggagagagagagagaggaaaggtgagaaggaggaggaggaggaaggaaggaagggaatgtattg is a genomic window of Eriocheir sinensis breed Jianghai 21 chromosome 69, ASM2467909v1, whole genome shotgun sequence containing:
- the LOC126988615 gene encoding DNA mismatch repair protein Mlh1-like, with amino-acid sequence MGEAGRIRRLDETVVNRIAAGEVVQRPANGLKEMIENSLDAKATSIQVTVNQGGLKFMQILDNGTGIRKEDMDIVCERFTTSKLRAFSDLTSIGTYGFRGEALASISHVAHLTIVTKTKEDKCAWRASYVDSKPSGPPKPCAGNQGTQITVEDLFYNVPTRRKALKSPAEEHAKVFEVVSRYAVHNATIGFTLKKQGSQTTDLRTPPRSTPTDNIRSIFGPSVARELLAVECRDERLRFSCEGLVSNANYSVKKCVFLLFINHRLVDSQALRKALETVYASYLPKAGHPFIYLSLTLHPSTLDVNVHPTKHEVHFLHQDEVVGAVQRCVEARLLGSNASRTFYTQALLPGAGSLPPPPSSEEGKNNNNKNNNNNSNRDKDREKVYAHQMIRTDSREQKMDKFLRNGREEENKEEGGGGGGGGGGEEGGKSISAATPQQQNRREIQLTSILTLQQEVESAVHSHLLEAVRNLTFVGCVSPRHALIQHTHALYLVNTCSLSEELFYQLTLNNFGNFGILKLSSPASVQDLAHIALDLPESGWSEGDGDKGDLAGYIKALLSSKAEMLDDYFSLRIDEEGRLCTLPYLLDGHQPSMEGLPVFILRLASEVDWDNEKDCFDTLARELARFYAVQDKTPLEEEDDEEEEEEEKKKKKRETETEEEGKEEEEEEEGGGGNKAEEGRRGRGGGGGGGGAWKWAIEHIIFPAIKKHVLPPQHFAQDTTFLQIANLTELYRVFERC